In Eupeodes corollae chromosome 3, idEupCoro1.1, whole genome shotgun sequence, a single genomic region encodes these proteins:
- the LOC129949562 gene encoding protein drumstick isoform X1 produces the protein MFAVMRIDNDDCRSDFRRKMRPKCEFICKFCQRRFTKPYNLMIHERTHKSPEITYSCEICGKYFKQRDNLRQHRTIHVDAYGRTY, from the exons atgtttgctgtAATGCGGATTGACAACGATGACTGCAGGTCGGACTTTCGTCGTAAGATGCGACCGAAGTGCGAATTTATATGTAAATTTTGCCAGCGTCGTTTTACAAAACCCTATAATTTAATGATTCACGAACGCACCCACAAAAGTCCCGAAATTACGTATTCCTGTGAAATTTGCGGGAAATACTTTAAACAACGTGACAATCTTCGGCAGCATAG AACGATACACGTGGATGCGTATGGTCGCACTTACTAA
- the LOC129949562 gene encoding protein drumstick isoform X2: protein MFAVMRIDNDDCRSDFRRKMRPKCEFICKFCQRRFTKPYNLMIHERTHKSPEITYSCEICGKYFKQRDNLRQHRCSQCVWR, encoded by the exons atgtttgctgtAATGCGGATTGACAACGATGACTGCAGGTCGGACTTTCGTCGTAAGATGCGACCGAAGTGCGAATTTATATGTAAATTTTGCCAGCGTCGTTTTACAAAACCCTATAATTTAATGATTCACGAACGCACCCACAAAAGTCCCGAAATTACGTATTCCTGTGAAATTTGCGGGAAATACTTTAAACAACGTGACAATCTTCGGCAGCATAG atgtaGTCAGTGTGTATGGCGATGA